In Ostrea edulis chromosome 10, xbOstEdul1.1, whole genome shotgun sequence, one genomic interval encodes:
- the LOC125665920 gene encoding glycoprotein 3-alpha-L-fucosyltransferase A-like, translating to MVCVNQSADIQPFSKPSPSTVKGTVMENNSKNKSGTLKILWYNLPFYLKPHVNVFISKPCTCKCSVSIDVRDLAKSDVVIFTQSYMPHKPPKKENHHIWCFNTMENRAFTGNPGPLWLDKFEWIMSYRRDSDISRPYGMIRKREKPVNRDYSSVFRKKTKQGVWMAGHCPVPSKRKSYIQELKKFMKVDMFGTCGTRPCKTRTPNVGQCIRNFSRDYKFYFSFENNICKDYTTEKLFNFFSHDDLNIIPVVNGPPMASEYLPKGTFINALDFPSIKELAKRLKQISSSETAYTQFLKEKDKYYSLTEPEVFREVMCNICEKINRGGRKIPTKPNYWEFHFKNSC from the coding sequence ATGGTTTGTGTGAATCAATCAGCAGACATACAACCTTTCAGCAAACCATCACCATCCACGGTGAAAGGCACAGTTATGGAGAACAACTCAAAAAATAAAAGTGGGACACTGAAAATACTTTGGTACAATCTGCCGTTTTACTTAAAACCACATGTGAACGTCTTCATATCCAAACCGTGCACGTGTAAGTGCTCAGTTTCCATTGACGTCCGAGATCTCGCCAAAAGCGACGTCGTTATATTCACACAATCTTACATGCCGCATAAACCTCCCAAAAAAGAGAACCACCATATCTGGTGTTTTAACACGATGGAAAATCGTGCTTTCACCGGCAACCCAGGACCTCTTTGgcttgataaatttgaatggaTAATGTCGTACCGGAGAGATTCCGATATTTCCAGACCTTATGGAATGATAAGAAAGCGTGAGAAACCCGTGAACAGAGACTACTCCAGTGTGTTTAGGAAGAAGACCAAACAAGGGGTATGGATGGCCGGTCACTGTCCCGTGCCTTCTAAAAGAAAATCTTACATTCAagaactgaaaaagtttatgaAGGTCGACATGTTTGGAACATGTGGCACGAGACCATGTAAAACGAGAACGCCAAACGTTGGCCAGTGCATAAGAAACTTTTCCAGagattataagttttatttttccttcGAGAACAATATATGTAAAGATTACACGACAGAGAAATTGTTCAATTTTTTCAGTCATGACGATTTGAATATCATCCCAGTCGTTAACGGACCACCGATGGCGAGTGAATATCTCCCTAAAGGCACATTTATAAATGCCTTAGATTTTCCTTCGATAAAAGAACTGGCCAAGAGgttaaaacaaatttcatcAAGTGAAACTGCATATACCCAATTTTTGAAGGAAAAGGACAAATATTACTCTTTAACAGAACCAGAGGTGTTCCGAGAAGTAATGTGCAATATATGCGAGAAAATAAACAGAGGAGGCCGGAAAATTCCCACAAAACCAAATTACTGGgagtttcattttaaaaatagttgCTGA